From Bdellovibrionota bacterium, one genomic window encodes:
- a CDS encoding aspartate-semialdehyde dehydrogenase has protein sequence MKLAIVGATGAVGYEFLSVLEKSSLKFSELKLYASPKSAGKIIQFKGKSITVEAMPEGAIPADIILASAGGAISKTYAPHWVAGGSIVIDNSSAFRYDKDVPLVVPEVNAEAALKHKGIIANPNCTTAILVVAVYPLHKEFKIKKMIVSSYQAASGAGAKGMDELLEQTKVYFEDKKPGNEVFAHPLPFNIIPHIDVFQDNGYTKEEMKVAWETRKIMGDESPKISCTAVRIPTLRAHSEAVTMEFERPATPERVREILKKSKGVQVVDNPAEKIYPMPLNAANKYDVEVGRIRASLVFDGGIDLFLSGDQLLKGAALNAVQIAEYLQSQNAIKQR, from the coding sequence ATGAAACTTGCAATCGTTGGCGCTACTGGTGCCGTTGGTTATGAATTTTTAAGTGTATTAGAAAAAAGCTCTCTAAAATTTAGTGAACTCAAACTTTATGCATCACCAAAGAGCGCTGGTAAAATCATTCAATTCAAAGGCAAGAGTATAACTGTAGAGGCTATGCCTGAAGGCGCAATTCCAGCAGATATAATTTTGGCATCAGCAGGTGGGGCGATCTCCAAAACCTATGCTCCTCATTGGGTCGCAGGTGGATCAATCGTTATCGATAACTCTAGCGCTTTTAGGTACGATAAAGATGTGCCCCTTGTAGTTCCTGAAGTGAATGCGGAAGCAGCTCTAAAGCATAAAGGCATTATTGCTAATCCAAATTGTACGACAGCGATTCTTGTTGTTGCGGTCTACCCTTTGCACAAAGAGTTTAAAATTAAAAAAATGATCGTGAGCTCATATCAGGCGGCAAGCGGTGCTGGTGCAAAAGGTATGGATGAACTGTTGGAACAAACAAAAGTTTATTTTGAAGATAAGAAACCTGGAAATGAAGTTTTCGCTCACCCACTCCCATTCAATATCATTCCTCATATTGATGTATTTCAAGATAATGGTTATACCAAAGAAGAAATGAAAGTGGCTTGGGAAACTAGAAAAATCATGGGCGATGAATCTCCAAAAATTTCTTGCACGGCAGTTAGAATTCCAACTCTCCGAGCCCACAGTGAGGCTGTGACAATGGAATTTGAAAGACCTGCAACTCCTGAAAGAGTTCGTGAGATCTTAAAAAAATCCAAGGGCGTGCAAGTTGTCGATAACCCTGCGGAAAAAATCTATCCAATGCCTCTCAATGCTGCAAATAAGTATGATGTAGAAGTTGGCAGAATCAGAGCTAGCCTCGTGTTTGATGGTGGAATAGATTTATTCTTGTCGGGAGATCAGCTTTTAAAAGGTGCGGCCCTTAATGCCGTACAGATAGCCGAATATCTACAAAGTCAGAATGCAATTAAACAACGTTAA
- a CDS encoding agmatine deiminase family protein, with protein sequence MIKYSLILTLLSINLFVLNSFAAHAENLPIGLTEKEKPLLESYLQGQMRNVTAPPMGPVHSLGEWEEADAAMTLWQNDSLIKALSEHGNVKILTQNNSGKNSWLASIKNLNLDESKFSFYIVPTDSIWIRDYGPWWIVDGSGKFGIVDTIYNRPRPEDDVVPEFIGRQLDVPVYKPGLVHTGGNYYSDGLGNAFSSTLVETENNNFSVAQVLERMLNFLGINSYTRSELGKNATIEHLDTFGKLVAPDTWVFSEFPKNSRFYTDAERMVQILKSKVSPYGTPYKIFRLRMNSASKGQSREYYRAYINSFISNGALYFPTYGDAGDDEAKRVYQQALPGYKIVGVDAEGTEWGDSVHCRTRNLIKKDTIFIFPQIQTPVFTSNQLTVSAEIIPSPNSEVLKAEAIFVENGNEVERLTLILDHNHTYKAQTNKKSGEFYISVTDTSGKTKTHPLLAPKMLIRY encoded by the coding sequence ATGATAAAATACTCACTTATTCTAACTTTGTTATCAATAAATTTGTTTGTCCTAAATTCTTTTGCTGCTCACGCGGAGAATCTTCCGATAGGTTTGACAGAAAAAGAAAAGCCACTTCTCGAAAGTTACCTTCAAGGTCAAATGAGAAACGTGACAGCTCCTCCAATGGGACCCGTGCATTCCCTTGGAGAATGGGAAGAAGCAGACGCTGCAATGACCCTTTGGCAGAATGATTCTCTAATCAAAGCTCTTTCCGAGCATGGAAATGTTAAAATTTTAACTCAAAATAACTCTGGTAAAAATTCTTGGCTGGCCAGTATTAAGAATTTAAATCTCGATGAATCTAAATTCAGTTTTTATATTGTTCCAACGGATAGCATTTGGATTCGTGATTACGGTCCATGGTGGATTGTCGATGGGAGTGGTAAATTTGGGATCGTTGACACTATTTATAATCGCCCGCGCCCAGAAGATGATGTGGTTCCAGAATTTATTGGAAGACAACTCGATGTTCCGGTTTATAAACCAGGTCTCGTTCATACTGGTGGGAATTACTATAGCGATGGCCTAGGAAATGCCTTCTCTTCGACACTTGTGGAAACTGAAAATAATAACTTTAGTGTGGCTCAAGTTCTAGAGCGCATGCTGAACTTCTTGGGCATTAACTCTTATACCCGATCTGAATTGGGAAAAAATGCGACCATTGAACATTTGGATACTTTTGGAAAACTAGTTGCACCAGACACTTGGGTTTTTAGCGAATTTCCAAAAAATTCCAGATTTTATACGGACGCGGAAAGAATGGTTCAGATTTTAAAATCAAAAGTCAGTCCTTACGGAACACCATACAAAATTTTTCGCTTGAGAATGAATTCAGCTTCCAAAGGTCAGTCTAGAGAATATTATAGAGCTTACATCAACTCCTTCATCAGTAACGGCGCTCTTTACTTCCCAACCTACGGAGACGCTGGTGACGACGAAGCCAAGAGAGTTTATCAGCAGGCACTCCCTGGATACAAAATTGTTGGTGTCGATGCAGAGGGAACTGAATGGGGAGATTCTGTTCACTGTCGAACAAGAAATTTAATTAAAAAAGACACCATATTTATCTTTCCTCAAATTCAAACTCCTGTTTTTACATCCAACCAACTTACTGTTAGCGCAGAAATTATTCCAAGCCCTAATAGTGAAGTTCTAAAAGCAGAAGCTATTTTTGTTGAAAATGGCAATGAGGTGGAACGCCTGACTTTGATCCTTGACCACAATCATACATATAAAGCACAGACTAATAAAAAAAGTGGAGAGTTTTATATTTCTGTAACAGACACATCTGGAAAAACTAAAACACATCCGCTTTTAGCTCCTAAAATGTTGATCCGCTATTAG
- a CDS encoding UDP-glucose/GDP-mannose dehydrogenase family protein — protein sequence MKICVIGTGYVGLVAGVCFADAGHDVTCVDKDPKKITLLNDKKIPIYEPGLEELLEQAVQKKKILFTTDLPKAVQANEVVFIAVGTPEKDDGNADMGPTYQVVQSICDAANGQKYVVLKSTVPIGTGRDVKKYFKENCKHPVQVVNNPEFLKEGAAIEDFLRPDRVVIGCETEETRKVMQELYDPFVKNGNPIIFMDNTSAEMTKYAANSFLSVKISFINEMARLADAVGADIDSVRKGFTSDSRINPAFFYPGVGFGGSCFPKDVHALMKSGHKNNVPMKIVSSALEVNRDQKYYLVQLAEKHFGGSLKGKRIAMWGLSFKPKTDDVREAPAQYMIEKLNELGATVIAYDPVAGENAKEFFGTPFDLGTDALEITKGADALFIVTEWNEFKNPNLEVVKANLKTPTIFDGRNVLNPAKMKQQGFNYYCVGRQALV from the coding sequence ATGAAAATTTGTGTAATCGGTACGGGCTATGTTGGATTAGTTGCGGGCGTTTGCTTTGCAGATGCTGGTCACGATGTTACTTGCGTGGATAAGGACCCTAAAAAAATCACCCTTTTAAACGACAAAAAAATTCCTATCTACGAGCCAGGGCTTGAGGAATTGTTAGAACAGGCTGTTCAAAAAAAGAAAATTCTGTTCACTACTGATCTTCCAAAAGCAGTACAAGCCAACGAAGTGGTATTCATCGCCGTTGGTACTCCAGAAAAAGATGACGGAAATGCCGACATGGGCCCAACATATCAAGTTGTTCAATCCATCTGTGACGCTGCCAACGGACAAAAATACGTAGTTCTAAAAAGCACAGTTCCAATCGGGACTGGCCGTGATGTTAAAAAATACTTCAAAGAAAATTGCAAACACCCAGTTCAGGTTGTGAACAATCCGGAGTTTTTAAAAGAAGGCGCCGCAATCGAAGACTTCTTAAGACCCGACAGAGTCGTTATTGGTTGTGAAACTGAAGAGACTCGAAAAGTTATGCAAGAACTCTATGATCCATTTGTGAAAAACGGAAATCCTATCATTTTCATGGACAATACATCGGCTGAAATGACGAAGTATGCAGCGAACTCTTTCTTGTCGGTTAAAATTAGCTTTATCAATGAGATGGCAAGACTGGCAGACGCTGTCGGTGCTGATATTGACTCTGTAAGAAAAGGATTCACATCAGACTCAAGAATCAACCCGGCGTTCTTCTACCCAGGTGTAGGCTTTGGTGGAAGCTGTTTCCCAAAAGACGTTCATGCTCTGATGAAGTCTGGTCACAAAAATAATGTACCTATGAAGATCGTAAGCTCCGCCCTTGAAGTGAATAGAGATCAAAAGTATTACCTAGTTCAACTTGCTGAAAAGCACTTCGGTGGAAGTCTCAAAGGCAAAAGAATTGCAATGTGGGGCTTAAGCTTTAAACCTAAAACTGACGACGTAAGAGAAGCTCCTGCTCAGTACATGATTGAAAAATTAAATGAACTTGGTGCGACCGTAATTGCCTATGACCCCGTTGCTGGTGAAAATGCCAAAGAATTCTTTGGAACTCCGTTTGATCTAGGAACTGACGCGCTTGAAATTACAAAAGGTGCCGATGCGCTCTTTATCGTCACGGAATGGAATGAATTTAAAAATCCAAATCTTGAAGTTGTAAAAGCGAATTTAAAAACTCCTACAATCTTTGATGGTAGAAATGTTTTAAATCCCGCAAAAATGAAACAACAAGGTTTCAATTACTACTGCGTGGGCAGACAAGCTTTGGTCTAA
- a CDS encoding UDP-glucuronic acid decarboxylase family protein has translation MSKKVLVAGGAGFVGSHLVDLLLEKNYEVTVIDNCITGSKKNLAHIKDKIRLIEKDIREPLKFDQKFDQIYNMASPASPIDFEKIPMFIMETASIGHRNLLEVGKETGARVFFASTSEVYGDPEVHPQQEDYRGNVSCLGPRSCYDEAKRYGEALSMIYHRTYGVDTRIVRIFNTYGPRMRPEDGRVIPNFFSQAIAKKPLTVFGTGKQTRSLCYVRDEVEGLFQLMESRETRPVNVGNPRELTMLELAETINKLLGNTAGIEFKPLPTDDPQRRRPDITRAKEVLNWEPKISLEVGLQKTFEYFRDIR, from the coding sequence ATGAGCAAAAAAGTTTTAGTTGCAGGTGGAGCAGGTTTTGTTGGAAGTCATCTTGTAGATCTTCTCTTAGAGAAGAACTATGAAGTGACTGTGATCGACAACTGCATTACCGGAAGTAAGAAGAATCTTGCTCATATCAAAGACAAAATTCGCCTTATTGAAAAAGACATTCGAGAGCCATTAAAGTTCGATCAAAAATTTGATCAGATCTATAATATGGCTTCACCGGCCTCGCCGATTGATTTTGAAAAAATTCCGATGTTCATCATGGAAACTGCTTCTATCGGACATAGAAATCTTCTTGAAGTTGGAAAAGAAACTGGTGCTAGAGTATTCTTTGCTTCAACAAGCGAAGTGTATGGAGATCCGGAAGTCCATCCACAACAAGAAGACTATCGTGGAAATGTAAGTTGCCTTGGACCAAGAAGCTGCTATGACGAAGCAAAACGTTACGGCGAAGCTCTCTCGATGATTTATCATCGCACTTATGGTGTGGACACAAGAATCGTTAGAATCTTTAACACTTATGGACCTCGCATGAGACCCGAAGATGGAAGAGTGATCCCGAATTTCTTTTCTCAAGCTATCGCAAAAAAACCTCTGACTGTTTTTGGAACTGGAAAGCAAACCAGATCACTCTGCTATGTGCGCGACGAAGTTGAAGGCTTATTTCAACTCATGGAGAGTCGTGAAACTCGTCCTGTGAATGTAGGAAATCCTCGTGAACTGACGATGTTAGAACTTGCTGAAACCATCAATAAGCTTTTGGGAAACACTGCGGGAATAGAATTTAAACCTCTTCCTACAGATGATCCACAGAGAAGAAGACCTGACATCACTCGCGCTAAAGAAGTTCTCAACTGGGAACCCAAAATCTCTTTAGAAGTGGGACTTCAAAAGACATTTGAATACTTTAGAGATATCCGGTAG
- a CDS encoding arginine deiminase-related protein: MKKILMVTPEFFDVEYAINPYMTSSDGQLHKIDRLKAQSQWNELRNAYSKLGYAVDVLPGVKGLPDMVFAANQSFPFWDHKKEQPSVIISSMRSEFRKNEVSYFEKYYSENKYTIYHLPLDKFGEKSGQAFEGNGDALIRPGRKQIFGGYGFRTDKNVYNEIQRITNYEIFLLELKKEHFYHLDTCLSFLDENTIAIVPEAFTSDDLRSLKNKFANIIEIDIDEAKNNFAGNCHCPDGKNVILQSGSEKLIKSLHNHGFKTIEVDTSEFMKSGGSVFCMKMMCY, encoded by the coding sequence ATGAAAAAAATATTAATGGTCACGCCAGAGTTTTTTGATGTCGAGTACGCTATAAATCCATATATGACATCTAGTGATGGTCAACTGCATAAAATCGATCGTTTAAAAGCGCAGAGTCAATGGAATGAATTAAGGAATGCCTATTCAAAACTAGGATATGCAGTCGATGTGCTCCCAGGTGTAAAAGGACTTCCAGATATGGTTTTTGCGGCAAACCAAAGTTTTCCATTCTGGGATCATAAAAAAGAACAACCTTCCGTCATTATTAGCAGTATGAGATCAGAGTTTAGGAAAAATGAAGTATCGTATTTCGAAAAATATTATTCTGAAAACAAATATACAATTTATCATCTCCCTTTAGATAAGTTCGGAGAGAAATCCGGACAAGCCTTCGAAGGAAACGGCGATGCACTGATTAGACCAGGTAGAAAACAAATTTTCGGTGGTTATGGTTTTAGAACTGACAAAAATGTTTACAATGAAATTCAAAGGATTACAAATTACGAAATTTTTCTTTTGGAACTAAAAAAAGAACATTTCTATCATCTTGATACATGTCTTTCATTCTTAGATGAAAATACAATAGCCATTGTGCCCGAGGCTTTTACTAGTGATGACCTAAGATCTTTAAAGAATAAATTTGCAAATATAATTGAAATTGATATCGACGAGGCCAAAAATAATTTTGCAGGAAACTGCCACTGCCCAGATGGAAAGAATGTGATCCTTCAGAGTGGTTCTGAAAAATTAATCAAATCACTTCACAATCATGGATTTAAAACCATAGAAGTAGACACTTCAGAGTTTATGAAGTCCGGAGGCTCGGTATTTTGTATGAAGATGATGTGCTATTAA
- a CDS encoding TIGR02147 family protein: protein MKIDVINYKKYKKYLADKVDHDSKLTKGLRLKLCDHIGCQPSYLSQVLNGNPQFTLEQAHLINSFFMHNKLEAKYFLLLVQMERAGTKNLKDFFSEQIEEILESRFDLKKRLKETDEIPDEARHRYYSTWYYSAIHIILAIPEFQDIDSIAKRFNLPPQIVKDAIQFLDETGLIKSEKGVYVLTNKTIHLERNSVFIHQHHINWRSQALQSAEKNLPTDMHYSNTCSIARKDFPKIKEIFLKAIEDARTVIRPSKDEELYAITLDVFNV from the coding sequence ATGAAAATAGATGTAATTAATTATAAAAAATATAAAAAGTATCTCGCTGATAAAGTCGATCACGATAGTAAACTTACAAAAGGTTTACGATTAAAGCTTTGTGACCACATTGGATGTCAGCCCTCTTATCTCTCTCAAGTGCTTAACGGAAATCCTCAATTCACTCTAGAGCAAGCACATCTTATCAATAGTTTTTTTATGCATAATAAGTTGGAAGCAAAATACTTTCTCCTACTCGTGCAAATGGAACGTGCAGGAACAAAAAATTTAAAAGATTTTTTCTCTGAGCAAATTGAAGAAATATTGGAATCTAGATTTGATCTTAAAAAGCGTCTAAAAGAAACAGATGAAATTCCTGATGAAGCAAGACATCGATACTACAGCACATGGTACTATTCGGCGATTCACATCATTCTAGCAATACCTGAATTTCAAGACATCGACTCCATTGCCAAAAGATTTAATCTTCCTCCTCAAATAGTTAAAGACGCAATTCAATTCTTAGATGAAACGGGACTCATTAAAAGCGAAAAAGGAGTCTACGTGCTCACCAACAAAACGATTCACTTAGAAAGAAATTCTGTTTTCATACATCAGCATCATATCAACTGGAGGAGCCAGGCTTTACAATCAGCAGAGAAAAACCTGCCGACAGACATGCACTACTCTAACACTTGCTCTATCGCTAGAAAAGATTTTCCAAAAATAAAAGAAATCTTTTTAAAAGCCATTGAAGATGCTAGAACTGTAATCCGACCTTCTAAAGACGAAGAACTGTACGCCATAACCTTAGATGTATTTAATGTATAG
- the mgtE gene encoding magnesium transporter, with translation MIDNRLKVLISSVRKLLRRNALKNIQIIMDKTHAVDIAAILKELDPHERSQLLALKLSIEKKSEIVSHLDEDIQKEVVEQLDKAQVTAIVTEMETDDAADLLGNLSEELSQTILDSMQTDEKREVTDLMKYPEDTAGGLMSSGYLAFPQDMAVSEVISRMQSDENNASITFYIYVIDDSHKLSGVVSLKEIILSKPRETLKDIMTAEVVSVALETDQIEVSKIVERYDFLSVPVVDDTNTLMGVITVDDVIDVIREEAQENLLAMGLVSASDDESPWGRIKARSAWLLVTYIGGVICYNFIWSLLYEKTSQAWLAVTAFLPIILAMSSAVGLQSATSIVNALISENPDMRAIKKLLQNEMICSVVFGLVFGILSTILSLLAGETLFISCFMGASLLVQLLCSVSIGTLIPLVMKRIGVDPTVASVSLFLAASNITAVFITFGAAYRVFQN, from the coding sequence ATGATAGATAACAGACTTAAAGTTCTCATATCGAGCGTTAGAAAGCTTTTAAGACGTAATGCCCTTAAAAATATCCAAATTATTATGGATAAAACGCACGCGGTGGATATTGCAGCCATTCTAAAAGAGTTGGATCCGCATGAACGTAGCCAGCTATTAGCTCTTAAGCTTTCTATCGAAAAGAAGTCTGAAATTGTATCCCACTTGGACGAAGACATCCAAAAAGAGGTTGTTGAGCAATTAGACAAGGCCCAAGTTACAGCCATCGTTACCGAAATGGAAACGGATGATGCTGCAGATCTTTTAGGAAACCTTTCAGAAGAACTTTCGCAAACGATCTTAGACTCAATGCAGACCGACGAAAAAAGGGAAGTCACGGATCTTATGAAATACCCGGAGGACACAGCTGGGGGATTGATGAGTTCTGGATATTTGGCTTTCCCTCAGGATATGGCGGTTTCAGAAGTTATCAGTCGTATGCAAAGCGACGAAAACAATGCGAGCATTACTTTTTATATCTACGTCATTGATGATTCACATAAACTTTCCGGGGTTGTCTCTCTAAAAGAAATCATTCTTTCAAAGCCTCGCGAAACTTTAAAGGACATTATGACGGCGGAAGTTGTGAGCGTTGCTTTAGAGACAGATCAGATTGAAGTTTCTAAAATTGTTGAACGTTATGACTTTTTATCAGTTCCAGTTGTTGACGACACGAATACACTCATGGGTGTGATCACGGTAGATGATGTGATCGACGTTATCCGTGAAGAAGCACAAGAAAATTTACTCGCAATGGGTCTCGTGTCTGCTAGTGATGATGAGAGTCCTTGGGGACGTATTAAGGCAAGATCGGCTTGGCTACTTGTAACTTACATTGGCGGTGTGATTTGCTATAACTTCATTTGGTCACTGCTTTACGAAAAAACCTCTCAAGCTTGGCTTGCGGTAACGGCATTTTTACCTATTATTCTTGCTATGAGTTCAGCAGTCGGGCTTCAATCAGCAACATCCATCGTAAATGCTTTGATTTCTGAAAATCCTGATATGAGAGCTATCAAAAAACTTTTACAAAATGAAATGATCTGTTCGGTGGTGTTTGGTTTAGTTTTTGGAATTCTCTCTACAATTTTAAGTTTACTTGCCGGCGAAACTTTATTTATTAGCTGTTTTATGGGTGCGAGCTTGCTTGTTCAACTTTTATGCTCAGTTTCTATCGGAACTTTGATTCCACTTGTAATGAAAAGAATTGGAGTTGATCCAACGGTGGCATCCGTTTCACTTTTCCTCGCGGCTTCAAATATCACAGCTGTTTTCATCACCTTTGGTGCTGCTTACAGAGTGTTTCAGAATTAA
- a CDS encoding Rrf2 family transcriptional regulator yields the protein MLDQKFSVSIHIMTVLAYHQGELMTSEQLAGSIRTNPTVIRRLVAKLVDAGLLESFKGKSGGVRISKSAKSISLKDIYAAVSNKQLINTPDKEPHKQCAVSCSMKEILCGFAKNFESNSMNYLSKIKLSDFISKV from the coding sequence ATGTTGGATCAAAAATTTTCTGTATCAATTCATATCATGACAGTTTTGGCTTACCACCAAGGTGAGCTGATGACGTCCGAGCAATTGGCGGGAAGCATACGTACAAATCCTACAGTTATCAGAAGGCTTGTCGCAAAATTGGTGGACGCAGGTTTACTGGAATCTTTTAAGGGCAAGTCGGGTGGTGTAAGAATATCTAAAAGTGCTAAGTCCATTTCTTTAAAAGACATTTATGCGGCAGTTTCTAACAAGCAATTGATAAATACTCCAGACAAGGAGCCTCATAAGCAATGTGCGGTCAGCTGTTCGATGAAAGAGATTCTTTGTGGTTTTGCCAAGAACTTTGAGTCCAATTCAATGAATTATCTTTCTAAAATCAAACTCTCAGATTTTATATCTAAAGTTTAA
- a CDS encoding HAD family hydrolase, translated as MHKAIFLDRDGTIIVDKVYLNDPDQIEFLPNAIEGLKLFRDMGFKIYVVTNQSGVPRGKVTIPNLNEIHRRMSVECEKHGITIERFYYAPYMTDSNHHMRKPNPGMLEEAHKDFGVDFKKSWIIGDKMLDVEAGHRAGTRSILLKTSGEDPEKSDFAPPEYIANDLLDSAQFIKASVL; from the coding sequence ATGCACAAAGCAATATTCCTAGATAGAGATGGCACCATTATCGTAGATAAAGTGTACCTCAACGATCCTGACCAGATTGAATTTCTTCCGAATGCCATTGAAGGCCTAAAGCTTTTTCGCGACATGGGCTTCAAGATTTATGTCGTCACCAATCAGTCTGGCGTTCCTCGAGGGAAAGTCACTATTCCAAATCTAAATGAAATTCACCGAAGAATGAGCGTTGAATGTGAAAAGCATGGCATAACGATCGAAAGATTTTATTACGCTCCTTATATGACAGATTCAAATCACCACATGAGAAAACCAAATCCCGGAATGCTCGAAGAAGCCCATAAGGATTTTGGTGTAGACTTCAAGAAAAGTTGGATCATCGGAGACAAGATGCTCGATGTAGAAGCGGGCCACAGAGCTGGCACTCGCTCTATACTATTAAAGACAAGCGGTGAAGATCCTGAAAAATCAGACTTTGCTCCGCCAGAATACATCGCAAACGACCTACTAGACAGTGCTCAATTTATTAAAGCTAGCGTACTATAA
- the recO gene encoding DNA repair protein RecO translates to MKHQKDKIIVLKVSKYSDSHLMVNGINQRGAKISAMAPAALKSKKRFGGGVLEPTHFIEIQYQQAKQEGMLPVLMEAQIIDSFEGLRTDYDKLNLSFYFLRLIELVAQEDAPDSQSLFSLLGHGLKALEKAKDFSALKKHFEIKFLYTQGMLELGGDLGGILKKKFSDYVTFHPQYEDSPDYRKLKSSLEDYIGRVDLDPN, encoded by the coding sequence ATGAAACATCAAAAAGACAAAATCATAGTTCTCAAAGTTAGTAAATACTCCGACTCTCATCTGATGGTGAATGGAATAAATCAAAGAGGCGCAAAAATTTCTGCCATGGCTCCGGCGGCACTCAAAAGTAAAAAAAGATTCGGTGGCGGAGTTTTAGAGCCCACGCATTTTATTGAAATTCAATATCAGCAAGCAAAACAAGAAGGAATGCTTCCGGTCTTAATGGAAGCTCAAATCATCGATAGTTTTGAAGGCCTAAGAACGGATTACGATAAGCTCAATCTTAGCTTTTACTTTCTAAGATTGATTGAGCTCGTGGCCCAGGAAGATGCACCTGATTCTCAGTCTTTATTTTCACTTTTAGGGCATGGCTTAAAGGCACTCGAAAAAGCGAAGGATTTCTCTGCTCTAAAAAAACACTTCGAAATTAAATTTTTATACACTCAAGGAATGTTAGAGTTAGGTGGAGACTTGGGTGGAATTCTAAAAAAGAAGTTCTCGGACTACGTAACTTTTCACCCGCAATACGAAGACAGTCCTGATTATAGAAAGCTTAAATCTTCACTGGAAGACTATATTGGACGAGTAGACCTCGACCCAAATTGA
- a CDS encoding CoA-binding protein: protein MNAKPTQIKEALQNYKKIVVIGLSPNEERPSNSVTRYMIRKGYNIVGVNPGHASILDQPCYNSLSEVPGQVEIVDVFRDSKAVPEIVDQAIQMKAKVLWLQEGVTHPEAEEKAAKAGILVISNLCILKEHRKYIQHNEGTKEKSQAV, encoded by the coding sequence ATGAATGCAAAACCAACGCAAATAAAAGAAGCCCTTCAAAATTACAAAAAGATTGTCGTTATTGGCTTGAGCCCTAACGAAGAAAGACCCAGCAATTCCGTTACACGATATATGATCAGAAAAGGATATAATATTGTTGGCGTGAATCCAGGTCATGCCTCAATATTAGATCAGCCTTGCTACAACTCTCTCTCTGAAGTTCCCGGGCAAGTCGAAATCGTAGATGTATTTAGAGACTCAAAAGCTGTTCCTGAAATTGTAGACCAAGCTATACAAATGAAAGCAAAAGTTCTTTGGTTGCAAGAAGGCGTGACTCATCCTGAAGCGGAAGAAAAAGCAGCTAAAGCTGGGATACTCGTGATTTCTAATTTGTGTATTTTAAAGGAACATAGAAAATACATTCAACACAACGAAGGCACTAAAGAGAAATCTCAAGCTGTTTAA
- a CDS encoding FecR family protein yields the protein MISPNSFANSNAHGVLMVVKGDVQVIQKDKTIKAKVGTKVVQGDTISTGKDSRAKLVMVDKNVINISPDSKFLLEKYEYNPDTNKKGALLNVIYGKVRTTVNQKYDGDTNKFQVKTKSSVAGVRGTDFLVSFNEVTSTSKVVTFEGVVEVGSGLDKMGKITNPVSVTPGQFTVAAMGTAPATPVVMPEAEMNSLNSQTVAEAPPAKSDQPAQPNGEKKERTPSNQPPQDNGATAPGSVLNQMGEDVSAPVVTGNNQMPPPPIVPTIGIGTNQPCPNGQCGVPTTVDPTLIQGKTNLLINLQPNP from the coding sequence TTGATAAGCCCAAATTCTTTTGCAAACTCTAACGCTCATGGTGTTTTGATGGTTGTAAAAGGTGATGTACAAGTCATTCAAAAAGACAAAACCATAAAAGCTAAAGTAGGAACCAAAGTTGTTCAAGGCGATACTATTTCGACAGGAAAAGACTCTAGAGCAAAACTTGTGATGGTAGATAAAAACGTTATCAACATTTCTCCTGATTCTAAATTTTTGTTAGAAAAATATGAATACAATCCGGACACGAACAAGAAAGGTGCCTTGCTGAACGTAATTTACGGAAAAGTGCGAACAACTGTAAACCAAAAATATGATGGGGATACGAATAAGTTCCAAGTAAAAACAAAATCTTCAGTAGCCGGTGTAAGGGGGACAGATTTCCTAGTGTCCTTCAACGAAGTGACAAGCACGTCTAAAGTCGTGACATTTGAAGGTGTAGTTGAAGTGGGTTCGGGTCTAGATAAAATGGGTAAAATTACAAATCCCGTTTCTGTGACACCTGGGCAATTCACTGTGGCAGCAATGGGAACGGCTCCAGCAACGCCAGTGGTAATGCCAGAGGCAGAGATGAATTCACTCAATTCACAAACAGTTGCCGAAGCTCCGCCAGCAAAGAGCGATCAACCGGCTCAACCTAATGGCGAGAAAAAAGAAAGAACTCCTTCAAACCAGCCACCGCAAGATAATGGTGCTACTGCTCCAGGATCTGTGTTGAATCAAATGGGCGAAGATGTCTCTGCTCCAGTGGTTACTGGTAATAATCAAATGCCTCCACCTCCAATTGTTCCTACAATTGGTATTGGGACAAATCAACCTTGCCCGAATGGCCAGTGTGGGGTGCCGACAACGGTTGATCCGACACTCATCCAAGGTAAGACCAATCTCTTAATCAATTTACAGCCCAATCCATAA